From a single Aphis gossypii isolate Hap1 unplaced genomic scaffold, ASM2018417v2 Contig00848, whole genome shotgun sequence genomic region:
- the LOC126555435 gene encoding uncharacterized protein LOC126555435, which yields MENSISPTAKQTVSPPRDLLHESSMRPLPEPSVSSIHETSEISIHESSEISIPKSSLSLTEEPPTSGLIQKSLLNKTSNKTPSWIKQFEELKNEQLKSARENAKQLNDRLDKLEKREEAMLKTQEELVKKLEDANNIELQKLDVFKKMFNID from the exons ATGGAAAATTCCATATCTCCAACAGCAAAACAAACAGTTTCTCCACCCAgag ATCTACTGCACGAATCATCTATGAGACCACTGCCTGAACCTTCAGTAAGTTCAATCCACGAAACATCAGAAATTTCAATTCATGAATCATCGGAAATTTCAATTCCCAAATCTTCTCTAAGCCTAACGGAAGAACCTCCAACTTCTGGGTTGATACAAAAATCgttgttaaataaaactagCAATAAAACACCATCATGGATTAAACAGTTTGAGGAATTAAAAAACGAACAGTTGAAATCAGCAAGAGAAAATGCAAAGCAACTCAATGATCg gcTTGATAAGTTGGAAAAAAGGGAAGAAGCTATGCTAAAAACCCAAGAAGaactagtaaaaaaattagaagatGCGAATAATATTGAACTACAGAAACTcgatgtgtttaaaaaaatgtttaacattgaTTAG
- the LOC126555436 gene encoding uncharacterized protein LOC126555436 translates to MVNSETHRQISNRFNIAESTSHSIIINCLLAMNNVAGNIIVWPTENAALKNIQNFNNLRGVNSFPNVFGCIDGCHINTLFPWEKRSKMPKLDRNMFCNRKQVPSVVLQGIVDAELKFIDVFAGWPGRSHDARIYRCSKIGQLILNNPLSLFPKSCHILGDGAYPLTEGLLTPYKDNGHLSLKEKNFNRKLSSSRVLIEQAFGKLICRFRKLKHMDIYKKDFCGKVITATCCLHNICITNNDDIEVANSFQPDIIQEMRDEETTAGSTKRNFICDSLPTC, encoded by the exons ATTGCGGAAAGTACAAgccattcaataattattaattgtttattggcTATGAATAATGTTGCtggaaatataattgtatggcCTACAGAAAATGCTgctcttaaaaatatacagaacTTCAATAATCTAAGAGGTGTGAACTCATTCCCTAATGTATTTGGGTGCATTGATGGCTGTCATATCAACACCCTATTTCCATGGGAAAAAAGGTCTAAAATGCCTAAATTAGACagaaatatgttttgtaaCAGGAAACAAGTGCCATCTGTTGTTTTACAA ggaATCGTTGACGCAgaactaaaatttatagatGTGTTTGCTGGTTGGCCAGGGCGTTCTCATGACGCTCGAATCTATCGATGCAGTAAAATTGGCCAATTAATCCTTAATAATCCATTGTCTTTATTCCCAAAATCATGTCATATTCTTGGTGATGGAGCCTATCCCCTTACAGAGGGTCTTCTAACTCCATACAAAGACAATGGTCATTTAAgcctaaaagaaaaaaatttcaaccGGAAACTAAGTAGTAGTAGAGTATTAATCGAGCAAGCATTTGGCAAGTTGATTTGCAGATTTAGAAAGCTTAA acatatggatatttataaaaaagactTTTGTGGTAAAGTCATTACTGCGACGTGTTGTTTGCATAACATATGCATAACAAACAATGATGACATTGAAGTTGCTAATAGTTTTCAACCAGACATTATTCAGGAAATGAGAGATGAAGAAACTACAGCAGGATCAACCAAAAGAAACTTTATTTGTGATTCATTACCAACATGTTAA